The nucleotide sequence GATTGTTTAACTCACCCTTGCCGAGAATAGTTCCCTTCTTTTCTCCATTAAAGGCAGTGGCATCGTCCTTATATTCCACCCAATAGACATTCCTATCGTTTGTCTTGTAAATTTTCTTCGCTTTCCCCTCATAAAGCAGTTCCAACTTCTCCATGAGCCCCTCATCCCTTTCACAAATTATTTCGATATACTTCTATAGATGTGGAATTAAAAATTCACACGTCTGCTAGTCGAATTCGCGAAGAAGCGATTAATGTCCGTTCCAAGACTAAAAATCGGAGCCCTCAAAAACATCTGGGTAATTCGATGATGGAGTCAGTTTGAGGGCTAATTCCCGATCTTTAGCCTCTTCACTAAGTACGAATTCGAAGGCTGTCCTTAGTGAATTCTTTAATTCCATCTATATATAAAAGTGAAACTAAACATCCATGACCCGAAGGGTCACAAATTGATATGAAAATGTTATTTTCATATCAAAGATTCAGCCGTTCAAATATCGTATCTACATGCTTTAAATGCCATTGATAATTAAAACAATCATCCAGTTCTTCTTTAGACAAATATTGAGGAATCACAGATTCTTTCTCGATGATTTCTCTGAATGAACGCTGTTCTTCCCATGCCTGCATCGCCCGTGGCTGAACCAGATCATAAGCATCTTCCCGGCTTAATCCTTTGTCAATCAGTTTTAAAAGCACCCGCTGGGAATAAATTAAGCCGAAGGTACGATCCATATTTCGTTTCATGTTTTCCGGGAATACAGTCAAGTTGTCTATAATATTGGCAAAACGATGCAGCATGTAATTTAACAAAATCGTAGCATCGGGTAGTATTACCCGCTCCACTGAGGAATGGGAAATATCCCGTTCATGCCATAATGGAACATTTTCATAGGCGGATAGCATGTAACCACGAATGACCCGAGCCAATCCCGTCATGTTTTCTGAACCGATGGGATTCCTTTTGTGAGGCATCGCAGATGATCCCTTTTGCCCTTTAACGAAGGCTTCCTCCACTTCCCGTGTCTCACTTTTTTGTAAACCACGGATTTCCACAGCAAACTTCTCAATGGATGTAGCAATTAGAGCTAAAGTGGACATATACCTTGCATGGCGGTCCCTCTGCAGGGTTTGCGTTGAAATTGGAGCTGCATTCAAACCTAACTTTTCACAAACATACTGTTCGATAAAGGGATCAATGTTGGCATAGGTTCCTACGGCTCCAGAGATTTTTCCCACTCTGACCTCTTCCGCCGCCTGTTTAAAGCGTTCCAGATTTCTCGCCATTTCTGCATACCACAGGGCCATTTTAAGTCCAAAGGTCGTTGGTTCAGCATGGACTCCATGGGTTCTTCCCATCATCACCGTATATTTATGTTCCTTGGCCTTGTTCTTCAAAACATTAAGAAATCGCTCCAAATCCCTCAAGAGAATTTCATTGGCTTGTTTTAACAAATATGAAAGGGCTGTATCCACGACATCCGTTGAGGTAAGGCCATAATGAATCCATTTTTTTTCCTCACCAAGGGTTTCGGAAACGGCTCTGGTGAAGGCAACAACATCATGACGGGTTTCCTGCTCGATTTCATAGATTCGATCAATATGAAAGGAAGCATGGTCCCAAAGCTTTTTTACATCTTCTTCTGGAATATGCCCCAGCTTGGACCAGGCTTCACAAGCAAGAATCTCCACCTTTAACCATGCCTGAAACTTGTTTTCCTCTGTCCAGATTGCACCCATTTCCGGTCGGGTATAACGTTCAATCATCGTACATCCTCCGTTTTCTTCCATATTTTTAATTGGTCAATGATTTGTAAGGCCACTTCGGTGGTCTCTGCTAAAACATTAAGATGCCCCATCTTTCTTTTAGGTTTTGCTCCCTTCTTCCCATATAAATGAATTTTTATATTGGGGGGGAATTCAGCTATTTTCTCAACAACCTGATTGACATGTTCACCTAAAATATTGACCATTACCACAGGTGATAACAGCTGAGTTGATCCAAGGGGTAAATTGCAAATCGCTCTAAGATGCTGCTCAAATTGAGAAGTCACGCAAGCATCATAGGTATAATGTCCAGAATTATGAGGCCTTGGAGCCAGTTCGTTTACATATATCCTTCCATCTCCGGTTAAAAACATCTCAACGGCAATTAGTCCAACGACCTGTAATCCCTCAGCAATCCGTTTCCCAATCTCTCGCGCTTCACTTTCGACTCGTTGACCAATTCTTGCCGGAACAAGGGATTGATGCAAAATATTGTTCCGGTGTATATTTTCAGCCACAGGAAAGAATTCCATCTCTCCACTTTGCCTTCTTGCCACAATCACGGAAATTTCTTTTTCAAATGGAACAAACTGTTCCAAAATGAGTTCACGATCATGTTGAACAAGCAGTTGAAAGGCGCTTTCGGCATCTTCCGGTTTTTTTAAAACAATCTGTCCTTTCCCATCATAGCCTCCCGTTGCCGTCTTTAATATAGATGGAGTTCCGATTGCCTTTAATCCATCAAACAGATCTTGGCGGCTTCTAATCACATGAAACGGTGCAACGGGAACCTTTAATTCCATGAGAGCCTCTTTCTCTCTGATTCGATGCTGGGTGAAAAACAGCAGCCGGCTCCCCTGGGGAACAAAGGAGTGTTTTCCCAATGCTTCTGCAACTAACGAACTTACATTTTCAAATTCATAAGTAATGACATCACACCGTGAAGCCATTTCCTTTGCCTGTTCCACGTCGTCATAGGAAGCGACAAATTGATAGTCAGCCACTTGACCACAAGGGGAATTTTCAGTTGGATCAAGTGTGATAAATTGGTATCCCATCCTTCTCCCTTCAAGGGCCATCATCCTGCCTAATTGTCCCCCTCCAAGGATACCAATGGTGCTTCCAGGAAGAATGGTTTTTGTTTTTTTATCCACGCTCATGCCAATTCACTTTCCTCCAAAACCTTTTGTTTTATTTTTTCTCTCCGTGCTTTTACTTTCACTTGAATATGTGGATACTTAATTCCTAAAATCTCTGCTGCCAAAAGACCAGCATTGATCGCTCCTGCTTTGCCAATGGCTACGGTAGCCACTGGTACTCCTCCTGGCATTTGAACAATGGAGAGCAATGAATCCAAACCATTTAAGGTAGATGATTTAACAGGGACACCAATGACGGGCAATTCCGTTTTCGAAGCAACCATCCCTGGAAGATGAGCAGCTCCTCCAGCCCCAGCAATGAT is from Microaerobacter geothermalis and encodes:
- the purB gene encoding adenylosuccinate lyase, whose translation is MIERYTRPEMGAIWTEENKFQAWLKVEILACEAWSKLGHIPEEDVKKLWDHASFHIDRIYEIEQETRHDVVAFTRAVSETLGEEKKWIHYGLTSTDVVDTALSYLLKQANEILLRDLERFLNVLKNKAKEHKYTVMMGRTHGVHAEPTTFGLKMALWYAEMARNLERFKQAAEEVRVGKISGAVGTYANIDPFIEQYVCEKLGLNAAPISTQTLQRDRHARYMSTLALIATSIEKFAVEIRGLQKSETREVEEAFVKGQKGSSAMPHKRNPIGSENMTGLARVIRGYMLSAYENVPLWHERDISHSSVERVILPDATILLNYMLHRFANIIDNLTVFPENMKRNMDRTFGLIYSQRVLLKLIDKGLSREDAYDLVQPRAMQAWEEQRSFREIIEKESVIPQYLSKEELDDCFNYQWHLKHVDTIFERLNL
- the purK gene encoding 5-(carboxyamino)imidazole ribonucleotide synthase, with the protein product MSVDKKTKTILPGSTIGILGGGQLGRMMALEGRRMGYQFITLDPTENSPCGQVADYQFVASYDDVEQAKEMASRCDVITYEFENVSSLVAEALGKHSFVPQGSRLLFFTQHRIREKEALMELKVPVAPFHVIRSRQDLFDGLKAIGTPSILKTATGGYDGKGQIVLKKPEDAESAFQLLVQHDRELILEQFVPFEKEISVIVARRQSGEMEFFPVAENIHRNNILHQSLVPARIGQRVESEAREIGKRIAEGLQVVGLIAVEMFLTGDGRIYVNELAPRPHNSGHYTYDACVTSQFEQHLRAICNLPLGSTQLLSPVVMVNILGEHVNQVVEKIAEFPPNIKIHLYGKKGAKPKRKMGHLNVLAETTEVALQIIDQLKIWKKTEDVR
- the purE gene encoding 5-(carboxyamino)imidazole ribonucleotide mutase, encoding MNKTLVGVIMGSTSDWETMKETCNTLEELQIPYEKKVVSAHRTPDMMFRYAETAKERGLEVIIAGAGGAAHLPGMVASKTELPVIGVPVKSSTLNGLDSLLSIVQMPGGVPVATVAIGKAGAINAGLLAAEILGIKYPHIQVKVKARREKIKQKVLEESELA